DNA from Kitasatospora acidiphila:
GCGACCTGGTGCCGCTCCGGGTTGGGACCCGGGTCCGGCGCGAAGCCGTTCCAACTCGCCACGAGGTGCTGGTCGGTGTGTTCCTCGTGCCTGCCGGGGCCGAACAGGTAGTCGATGAGAGGGAAGGATCGGTCGGTGCCGGTGCGGATCTTGGGGATCACCGGCGGACCAGCCACTCGACGGCCTCGTCGACCGCGTCGATGGAGGCTTCGATACGGGCCAGGAGCTGCCGGAGCTCGGTGCCCGGCTGGCCGCCGGCGTTGACGTAGTGGGCAAGCTGGTTGAGGTTATTGCCGACGGCGCCGAGCTGACGGTTGGACTCCATGAGTTCTTGGATGCCGCGCCGGTAGTCGGCGACCGCGGCGTTCGGGTCGGCACTCGCGGCGGCGGCCACGGCGGCAGCAGCTGTGTAACCGCCGAGGGCGAGGCCGACCTGCCCGGCGGCCTGCTGCAGGAGGGACCACTCGGGATCGCTGAATCGGGGGCAGACACGGTTGGCGCGCGGCACGCTCTGGCGCAGGCGTCGGCGGGCGGCGGCGCGGACGGCTTCGGCAGCTGGCGGGTTCTGCTGCTCCTCCCCCTTCGACGGCACCCCTGGGCCGACTCCTCGGTCGTCGGCAGGCACCCCTGGGCCTGCCGCCGACCGAGGAGCCCGCGCCCCCTTGGGGGCGGGGGCGGGGTAAGGACTCCTTACCCCACAACTTGCTCCGGCGGGAGCCTGATCACGGTCACGCTCCAGTCCCGCGGTGGTGCCGTCTGACCGGGTAGCGGTCACCGGCTGGCCTCGGCGTCGCGCTGGCGGATCTCGCGGACGAGGTCCTCGATGAAGTCGAGGGCGAGGACAGGGTGGTGGAGGGTCCAGGGGTGGGAATGTCGGCCGCGCTGGACGGTTCGGGTGCCGTCGGGGCCGGTTTCTATGTGGTGGAGGTGGCCGCGCTGGTGCAGGACAGCGAGCCAGGAGTCCGCCTCGGCCGAGGTGGCGGGGGTGGTGCGCATGCTGGAGTGCTTCCGTTCGACGGTGGTTCAGGTGGGTGACCGGCCGGGGTGACGTGGTCGGTCACCCCGGCGATGCGGGTCGGTCAGTCGTGGTCTGTGGTGACCGGCTGACCGTGCTGGGCCCGGAGCTGTGCCATCAGTTGGGTCAGGGTGTCGCTGGACAGGGGGATCTGCTGACCTCGGATCGCCTGGGCGACCACCTTGCGGGTCAGCTTGTCCTCCTCCTTGACCGCCTGCCGGGCGATCTTCAGCAGGTCCTCGGTGTCCAGCTCAGTGCGGCGGTCACTGTCCCGGTTAGAGACCGGCGGGACGGTGACCGGGCGCGTGACCAGCTGACCGGTGGCGGGGGTGACCTGCGAGGCGGTGACCGGCTTGTTGTCTTCCGGTCGGTCAGTGACCGGCCGGGTGCTTTCCGGGTGACCGCCCAGGTCAGCGGGCTTGGTCGGGCTGACCGGGACCGAGGTGGTCGGAGTGACCTGCGTGACCGAACCGACCGGGGTGACCGGGGTGACCGGGGTGACCGGGGTGACCGGGGTCAGCATTGGTCGGTTCTCCGGCTCGGTGAGCGGATGGCTGACCGGCCGACCGGCACCGGAGTGACCGACCCCGTTCTGACCGCCGGTCAGTGCAGCCGGTCGCTCGTCCCGGTCAGCATCCGCGGTGGCCTGACCGAGGTCGGTGCCAGCTGTTCGGTCACCGCGGCCGGGCCGGTCAGCGAGGTCAATCTGTCCGCGGGCGATGAGGATGTAGAGGTGGACGGCGCCGGCCAGCGCGAGCGGGGCAATGGTGGACAACACCGCTACCACGGTGTTGCCCAACCTCAGGCCTCCGTCGGCCGAGTGCAGTTGGTTGAGCCGGACCGCGTGGAGCGCGTTAGCCCACAGGCTCGCGGTCGTCGCGGAGCCGAAGAGCGTCCAGACGTAGGCGCGGGCCCGCAGCGGCGCGTTGCGCAACACCAGCAGGGCGCGCACGCCGTAGGCGATGAAGCCGTCCACGACCAGCGGGAACAGGTAGGTGAGGGTGCCTCGGACATGGATGGCGACCGCCATCTGCTGGAGTGCGGAGAAGCTCAGCGCACAGCCGGCGGCGCCGAGGGCGATGACGACGGCCCGGTCCCAGGCGGTGACGTGTGCCGAGTTCGGTGTGGTGACGGTGGTCATGCGGCCGTCCCGAAGTCGTCGCGGTTCAGCTGGTTGACGGTGTCGCCGATCGTGGCGGCGCGGGTGGCGTTCTCGGCGATCTGCCGGTGGCGGATCGCGCGGCGGGTCTCGCGGTAGAGCTTGAGTGCGTGCGGCGGTGTGATCTTGAGGAGCCGGGCGAGGCGCTCGACCGGGACACCCTGGCGGTAACCGGCGAGGACGACCGCGCGGCGCTCGGCGTTGCTGAGGTGGATGTCGCGTCCGGCCAGGATGGCGTTGACCCGGCTGTAGTCAAGGCGGTGCGCCAGCATGGTGTGTAGGGGTTCGCGTTCCTCTTCGGTGAGTCCGCCCCGGATGCCGTGGGTGTCGCCCCCTTCGAGGGCGGCGTCCAGGCAGGTGCGGGCGACGGGGCACTGGGCGCACAGTGCCTTGGCGGTGGCGATCTTGTCGGCTTCCTCCGGCCCGGGGAAGAAGGTCTCCGGGTCGACGGGGTTGTGCTCGGTCGGGGTGCAGACGGCCTGGTCCTGCCAGGTGTGGTCACCGAGCATGCGGTGGCGGACAGGGCCGGTCGTGGTGGTGGTCATGCGGGGTTGCTCCGATCGCTCTCCGCGCGCGGGGCGGCGTCGGCGGAGAGGTGCGCTGGGTCGGTAAGGGTGGGCAGCTCGCCGTGGGGCGGCTGGGCGCGCTGGCGGTCAGGCTGCGTGTTGGAGGCGTCTGCGGTCGACCGACTCGAAGCTGACCCGGGTGGTCATCTGGGCGAGCCGTGAGGTGACGCGGTCACCAAGGCAGGTCTTGAGGTCCTTGATCGGCAGGTTGGTGGTGATCAGGGTCGGGAGCATGTGGTTGTAGCGGCGGTTGATCAGCCGGTACGTCTGCTCCTCGACGAACTCACTCGACTTGGCGGCGCCGAGGTCGTCGAGGATCAGCAGCGGCACCCGGCTGTAGGCCGCGAGCACCCGTTCGGCGTCGGTGTCAGCCCCGGGTCGGAGCTCCGCGTACAGGTCGGCGGCGGTGGTCGCTCGCCAGCGGACCCCGATGCCGGCCTGCACCAGGGCGCGGACGGCGCCGTATGCCTCGTGGGTCTTCCCGGCGCCGACGACTCCGGCCATCAGCAGGCTGGGGCCGGTGGTGACCTGGCGTCGGGCACCCGTGCTCGGGGCGACGGCCTGGTCGGCGACCTGCCGCGCCCACGCCAGGACCTGCGGGTGCTCGGCGACCGCGTCGCGGTAGCGGGGCAGCATCCCGGCGGACAGGGCCTCCAGGGCCGAGTAGGGCTCCTCCTCGTCCGGCAGGGCGTCGACCGTGGCCTGGTCGATGCCTCGGGCGGCGAGGATCTGGGCCATCCGGTCGAGCACCGATGGGCCATCGGCGAGGGTCTGCGGCTCGCGGTAGGTGCGCATCACAGCTCCTCGGCGTAGGCGGCGACGGCGTCGACCGGGTTGGTCCACGCCTGGTGAGCCGGCACGTTATGCCGGAATCGCGGCCGCGCCAAACCGGCGCCTCGTGCGTTCATGGCGTCGTTGACCAGGCTCGGCAGCCGGGACGGGTGGCCCTGGATCTCGGCATATCGCCGCAGTCCGGCGCGGACGTGGTCGGCCGGGATGCCCTCGGCCAGCAGGGTCTTGACGACCTTGCCGAGGTGGCCGAGCACGCTGCCCGGCGGACGCTCGGCGCAGGCGGCGACGTACTCGCCGATCAGCTGGCTGGCCGAGACGGTGTCCGCGTCGGGCGCCTGGCGCCCCGTAGGGAAAGAAGATCCAGGATCCAAGATCCTAGATCCAGGCGCCGAGCCCTCCGGGAGGGTTCGGCGAACCCTCGGGGAATCCTCCACGAATGCCGTCTGACCTGCGGTTTTCCGGGTCTCCGGAACCAGCATGCAGTCGGCATCGACCGCAGAGGCCACTGCTGCCGGGGCGAGAGATGCGGTCGGCGCGGGCGGTGCCAAAGAGGGCTCGGACCGCTGGTCAAGCCCAGCGGGAGTATTCGCCGACGTTTCGGCGAATACTCGGGGAGCACTCGCGACGTCATCGGCAGTGTTCCCCGTGGTGTCGGCGAGAGCTGCGCGCTGGATACACGGGCCCTTGCAGACGCCGCACCGCTCCGGCTCGCAGTGCGGGCACGCGGGCAGCCGCGACAAACTCGGCTTGTCGATCTTCTGGTGCTTGTGCCAGGTCGGGTAGTGGAAGTACCGGCGGCCGTCGCAGCCGGTGTACCGGCAGATGGCGCCGACGGAGGCGAGCTGCTGCAGGTGGTCCTCGACGTCTGCCCTGCTGATCTCATCGCGCATCGGCCAGATGAGGCCGTAGACGATCGCGGCGTTGTCGCGGTGGCGGCCGTGGTCGTCGGCGTGGTTGGTCATGCCGAGGAAGGTGAGCATCGCCGGGATGGACACCTCGGCGAGCGTCTCGGAGACCCAGGTCTCCGGCTTGACCGATCGAATTCGGGCCATGTCAGCGGCCCCGACCGGCGACAGCGAGGGCAAGTTCTCCGGTGCCGAGGTCCAGTGTGTGGGGCAGGCGCCAGTCGGCGTCGGGCCACGTCCGCAGCACCCAGCGGGCAGCGGTCTTGGCCACGACCCGCTTGAGGCGAACCGGCTGGCCAGCCGTGTCCATTGCTGAGGCGTGGGGGTGGGGCCACTGGTGACAGGGGTCAACGAGGCTGACGCGGACGGCGGCCGCACCCGGGATCATGTCGGCCAGTTGAATAGCGAGCCGCCGCTGACTTGGACTGGCAGCCGGGCAGTGAGTTTCCTTGGGTATGGCGAGCATGCGATACTCCGTGATTTGTAGGAGCGCGCGCAGTGGTCCTCGTGCGAAGAAGTCCCGCTGTGTGCGTGGTTGTGAATCGGTGCCGCTCTGGGGCGCCGGCCCGGCGCCCAGGAGTTGGTAGCTCTGGGGCGCCGGTTTGCGTTTCCGCTCAGTTCTGCGGTCGTGGCGGCCGGTAGGTCATGGGCTCCTTCCCGAGCCGTCGCTCCCCCCGGCCCTGCGCGGGAGCAGCACCATACGAGGCACCTGCGGCAGCAGTCCAGGCTGTTTGGCACACCGCCCCACCAGCGCATTTCCACTACAGAACGTGGGTTCACTGCAACAACGTACACTGCAGTTGCGCCATAGCGTCAACTGCAGTGTCGGCATCTCGGAGGCAAGGTGGCATCGCGAACACTGCAGTGGTTAGACTCCTCGTGACGATTGGAGGTGGGCATGACCGAGAGAAGCTTCGCCATGAGGCTCGATCACCTGTTCCGGGAGGTCCACCCCAAGGGCCGGGGCCCGTACTCCTACGCCGAGGTGGCCCAGGCCATCAAGGAAGCCGAGGGCGCGATCACCGCTAGCGGGATTCAGCAGTTGCGCACAGGCGCACGCACCAATCCGAAAATGGCGACGATCAAGGTGCTGGCCGACTTCTTCGGCGTACCCGCCGGCTACTTCTTTGACGACGAGGTGGCTGAGCGCACGGCCGCCGAGATCCAGCTGGCGGCCGCGATGCGGGATCATCAGATCGCCACGGTCGCACTCCGCTCGGCTGGCCTGTCGACGGGGAGCCTCAAGATGGTGCACACCGTCATCGAGCAGGCGCGAGCCCTCGAGGGGCTGCCGCCAACCGATGATCTTCCCGGGATCGATCTGAGCGAGTAATGCTCCCTCGCGCCTGGGCACTGTGGCGCGGCAGGCTGACGCTTACTACCCGACCCGCCCCCTCGGCGCTCATTCCAGCCGCATCATGATCACGGCCCGCATGGCGATCCGTCGAAGCGGCGCGAGCGCCATCAGTCGAGTCCCGATCCCCCGATTCCCGCGACAGGGATTCCAGAGGCGTCCCACGTCATCGGGATGCCGTATCAGATCTCGGCACCCCTATAGCTCCCGCACTCCAGGCATCTAGAGAACATCGTG
Protein-coding regions in this window:
- a CDS encoding WhiB family transcriptional regulator, with the translated sequence MTTTTTGPVRHRMLGDHTWQDQAVCTPTEHNPVDPETFFPGPEEADKIATAKALCAQCPVARTCLDAALEGGDTHGIRGGLTEEEREPLHTMLAHRLDYSRVNAILAGRDIHLSNAERRAVVLAGYRQGVPVERLARLLKITPPHALKLYRETRRAIRHRQIAENATRAATIGDTVNQLNRDDFGTAA
- a CDS encoding DUF2637 domain-containing protein, giving the protein MTTVTTPNSAHVTAWDRAVVIALGAAGCALSFSALQQMAVAIHVRGTLTYLFPLVVDGFIAYGVRALLVLRNAPLRARAYVWTLFGSATTASLWANALHAVRLNQLHSADGGLRLGNTVVAVLSTIAPLALAGAVHLYILIARGQIDLADRPGRGDRTAGTDLGQATADADRDERPAALTGGQNGVGHSGAGRPVSHPLTEPENRPMLTPVTPVTPVTPVTPVGSVTQVTPTTSVPVSPTKPADLGGHPESTRPVTDRPEDNKPVTASQVTPATGQLVTRPVTVPPVSNRDSDRRTELDTEDLLKIARQAVKEEDKLTRKVVAQAIRGQQIPLSSDTLTQLMAQLRAQHGQPVTTDHD
- a CDS encoding MobC family plasmid mobilization relaxosome protein; this translates as MPSKGEEQQNPPAAEAVRAAARRRLRQSVPRANRVCPRFSDPEWSLLQQAAGQVGLALGGYTAAAAVAAAASADPNAAVADYRRGIQELMESNRQLGAVGNNLNQLAHYVNAGGQPGTELRQLLARIEASIDAVDEAVEWLVRR
- a CDS encoding Secondary metabolite protein: MTERSFAMRLDHLFREVHPKGRGPYSYAEVAQAIKEAEGAITASGIQQLRTGARTNPKMATIKVLADFFGVPAGYFFDDEVAERTAAEIQLAAAMRDHQIATVALRSAGLSTGSLKMVHTVIEQARALEGLPPTDDLPGIDLSE
- a CDS encoding ATP-binding protein, which codes for MRTYREPQTLADGPSVLDRMAQILAARGIDQATVDALPDEEEPYSALEALSAGMLPRYRDAVAEHPQVLAWARQVADQAVAPSTGARRQVTTGPSLLMAGVVGAGKTHEAYGAVRALVQAGIGVRWRATTAADLYAELRPGADTDAERVLAAYSRVPLLILDDLGAAKSSEFVEEQTYRLINRRYNHMLPTLITTNLPIKDLKTCLGDRVTSRLAQMTTRVSFESVDRRRLQHAA